Proteins from a genomic interval of Bacteroidota bacterium:
- a CDS encoding sugar kinase: MIAGLNIPNERALDLVSLGALVHRLDPGVIPFRKATQCQIHVSGGEFNVAANLADCFEMKTAIVTAMVDYPIGDLIAERVKAMGVKPFYKHFKHNGVNGPNMATVYSDRGQGVRAPVVFYNRSNEAAAQLKPGDFDWSAIFAGGVRWFHSCGIFAALSGTTGELIIEGMKAAKKAGAIVSFDLNFREKLWNIWGGQQKAVEVIQRIVENVDVLVGNEEDLQKGLGIPGPEVAAKSALDPETFFGMIDKVVAKHPQVKVVATTLREVHSTNRHSWGAVAWINGKSYVAPTCELDVIDRVGGGDGYAAGFFYGLLTGESPEEAVKLGWAHGALLTTFPGDTTMATLEQVKSFAKGGSARIQR; the protein is encoded by the coding sequence ATGATAGCTGGATTAAATATTCCCAATGAAAGGGCTCTTGATTTAGTTTCACTCGGTGCCTTAGTGCATCGTTTGGATCCCGGAGTAATTCCATTCCGTAAAGCGACTCAATGCCAGATTCACGTAAGTGGAGGTGAATTCAACGTAGCTGCTAACTTAGCAGATTGCTTTGAGATGAAAACTGCAATAGTTACTGCTATGGTGGATTATCCGATAGGCGATTTAATTGCTGAAAGAGTGAAAGCAATGGGTGTAAAACCTTTCTACAAACATTTCAAGCATAACGGTGTGAACGGTCCAAATATGGCAACGGTTTATAGCGACCGAGGACAAGGAGTGCGAGCACCCGTAGTATTTTATAACCGGTCGAACGAAGCCGCTGCTCAACTTAAACCGGGTGATTTTGACTGGAGTGCAATTTTTGCGGGTGGTGTTCGCTGGTTCCATAGCTGTGGAATATTTGCCGCACTGTCAGGGACGACCGGCGAATTAATCATAGAAGGTATGAAAGCAGCAAAAAAAGCCGGCGCCATTGTAAGCTTCGATTTGAATTTCCGTGAGAAACTCTGGAATATTTGGGGCGGTCAGCAGAAAGCTGTCGAGGTTATCCAGCGCATCGTAGAAAATGTCGATGTGCTCGTCGGAAATGAAGAAGACTTGCAAAAAGGGTTAGGAATACCTGGTCCTGAAGTAGCCGCAAAGTCGGCACTCGATCCTGAAACATTTTTTGGAATGATTGATAAAGTAGTAGCAAAGCATCCACAAGTAAAAGTAGTTGCAACTACTTTGCGCGAAGTTCATTCAACAAATCGCCATAGCTGGGGTGCCGTAGCTTGGATAAACGGTAAATCTTATGTTGCACCAACCTGTGAACTCGATGTTATCGACCGTGTGGGTGGCGGCGATGGATATGCAGCAGGTTTCTTCTATGGCTTATTAACAGGTGAATCACCCGAAGAGGCGGTTAAACTTGGCTGGGCACACGGTGCTCTTCTCACTACATTCCCGGGCGATACAACTATGGCGACACTAGAACAAGTGAAGTCTTTTGCTAAAGGTGGCTCAGCTCGGATACAACGATAA
- a CDS encoding lactate racemase domain-containing protein: MILYSKGSYTTSLTQTDFRDGLYEALDKLGAKKRVLAIPPDFTRSHSHAGPLTELLWEYYKDKLTDVLPAIGTHYPMTEKEINVMFGKIPKNIFRVHDWRQGLATLGEVPSEFIREVSDDRVDYSIPIQVDKLIVEGNYDIIFSIGQVVPHEVIGMANYNKNVFVGTGGVEGINKTHFLGAAYGMERIMGRADTPVRKVLNYGSDHFAKHLPIIYILTVVGKDTSGRLVVRGLYIGDDVECFNRAAELSLKVNFELLDEPLKKVVVYLDPSEFKSTWLGNKSIYRTRMAIADGGELIVLAPGLSEFGEDKEIDTLIRKYGYVGTSKVLELAKQNDDLQQSLSAAAHLIHGSSEGRFTITYCPGNISKQEIESVNFAHSDLNRMMNRYNPEKLKDGFNKLPDGEEIFFISNPALGLWAYKGRFS, translated from the coding sequence ATGATACTCTATAGTAAAGGTTCATATACTACGAGCTTGACCCAAACCGACTTCAGGGATGGTTTGTATGAAGCTCTCGATAAGTTGGGTGCGAAGAAGCGTGTGCTTGCTATACCACCTGATTTTACACGCTCCCACTCGCACGCTGGACCTTTAACAGAATTATTATGGGAATACTACAAAGATAAATTAACCGACGTCCTTCCGGCTATCGGTACACATTATCCGATGACAGAAAAAGAAATTAACGTGATGTTTGGAAAAATACCTAAGAACATTTTCCGTGTTCACGATTGGCGTCAAGGACTTGCGACCTTGGGTGAGGTTCCTTCTGAATTTATTCGCGAAGTATCGGATGATAGAGTTGATTACAGCATCCCAATACAAGTCGATAAATTAATCGTCGAGGGAAACTATGACATAATATTTTCCATAGGGCAAGTCGTCCCTCACGAAGTAATAGGTATGGCAAATTACAATAAAAATGTATTTGTAGGAACAGGTGGTGTAGAGGGAATCAATAAAACTCACTTCCTCGGTGCAGCGTACGGAATGGAGCGAATTATGGGGAGAGCCGATACACCTGTTCGTAAAGTGCTCAATTATGGCTCTGATCATTTTGCGAAACATTTACCGATTATTTACATACTTACTGTTGTTGGAAAAGATACTTCAGGTAGGCTTGTTGTTCGTGGTTTGTATATTGGCGATGACGTCGAATGTTTCAATCGCGCCGCTGAACTTTCGTTAAAAGTTAATTTCGAATTACTCGATGAACCTTTGAAAAAAGTTGTTGTCTATCTTGACCCATCAGAGTTTAAAAGTACTTGGCTTGGAAATAAAAGCATCTACCGTACACGAATGGCAATTGCCGATGGAGGCGAACTCATCGTTCTCGCTCCCGGACTCTCGGAGTTTGGTGAAGATAAGGAAATCGATACGCTAATTCGCAAATATGGTTATGTCGGGACTTCAAAAGTCCTCGAGTTAGCTAAACAGAATGACGACCTACAGCAAAGTTTAAGTGCCGCTGCACATCTCATCCACGGCTCTTCGGAGGGGAGATTTACTATTACATATTGTCCGGGAAACATATCAAAGCAAGAAATCGAGAGTGTAAATTTTGCACACTCAGATTTAAATAGAATGATGAATAGATACAATCCTGAAAAGTTAAAGGACGGATTTAACAAACTGCCCGATGGTGAAGAAATATTTTTTATCTCAAATCCTGCACTCGGATTATGGGCATATAAAGGAAGATTTTCGTAA
- a CDS encoding TRAP transporter small permease, with translation MNLTDFRFKIDRMLERTLIALMGIMVINVLWQVFTRFILKDPSSYTEELARYLLVWLGLLGASYAVGKKLHLAIDILTSKLIARRKQVSDIFINCCVFVFSFGVIFIGGMNLVSLTLDLQQTSAALQIKLGYVYSVVPLSGLLMMFYAGSSIIESIKNFKEVA, from the coding sequence ATGAATCTGACTGACTTCCGTTTTAAGATTGATAGAATGCTCGAACGAACCTTGATTGCCCTTATGGGCATCATGGTAATAAACGTCTTATGGCAGGTTTTTACAAGGTTCATCTTGAAAGACCCAAGCTCCTACACTGAGGAACTCGCACGATATCTTCTCGTTTGGCTTGGACTGCTCGGGGCAAGCTATGCTGTCGGAAAAAAATTACACCTCGCAATCGACATTTTGACGAGCAAATTGATAGCCCGGCGAAAACAGGTATCGGATATCTTTATTAATTGTTGTGTTTTTGTTTTTTCTTTTGGTGTCATCTTCATCGGAGGAATGAATCTCGTATCTTTGACGCTTGATCTCCAACAAACGTCGGCTGCATTGCAGATAAAACTCGGTTATGTCTATTCAGTAGTCCCATTAAGCGGTCTTCTGATGATGTTTTATGCGGGAAGTTCAATAATTGAAAGCATAAAAAATTTTAAAGAGGTCGCGTAA
- a CDS encoding SDR family oxidoreductase, whose product MNKIPFQDLKGKVCVITGGGGIIGKSLSEGLASVGVKMAVTDLAKDLADNVASDIRKAYGVQALGVECNVLDKDSLLKAKEIINKELGKIDLLINCAGGNSPRATTQVEFIDNETVGNLDKTFYGLDIEGFRKVFDLNFLGTILPTMVFTTDMIEKGSGAILNVSSMNAFHPLTKIPAYSAAKASINNFTEWLAVHLAKVNIRVNAVAPGFFLTNQNRFLLTDEKTGDLTPRGNKILSATPMGKFGEPEDLQGATLYLMSDLAKFVTGVVIPIDGGFNAYSGV is encoded by the coding sequence ATGAATAAAATACCGTTTCAGGATTTAAAAGGAAAAGTTTGTGTTATCACCGGTGGTGGTGGTATTATAGGTAAATCGCTTTCAGAGGGGCTTGCGTCTGTTGGAGTTAAGATGGCAGTTACTGACCTCGCAAAGGATTTAGCCGATAATGTTGCCTCAGATATTAGAAAAGCCTATGGTGTGCAAGCGCTCGGTGTTGAGTGTAATGTGCTCGATAAGGATTCACTCCTGAAAGCCAAAGAAATAATAAATAAAGAATTAGGCAAAATTGATTTACTCATCAATTGCGCAGGCGGAAATTCTCCCAGAGCTACGACACAAGTGGAATTTATTGATAACGAAACAGTAGGAAATTTAGATAAGACATTCTATGGTTTAGATATCGAAGGTTTCAGAAAAGTATTCGATTTGAATTTTCTTGGTACGATACTGCCCACGATGGTTTTTACAACAGATATGATTGAAAAGGGGAGTGGTGCAATTCTTAATGTATCTTCTATGAACGCATTCCATCCATTAACCAAAATACCGGCATACTCGGCTGCGAAAGCGTCAATCAATAATTTTACGGAATGGTTAGCAGTCCATCTTGCAAAAGTTAACATCCGCGTAAACGCTGTTGCTCCCGGTTTCTTTCTTACCAATCAAAACAGATTTCTTTTAACTGATGAAAAGACCGGCGACTTAACACCAAGGGGTAATAAAATTCTTTCGGCAACACCAATGGGTAAATTTGGCGAACCAGAAGATTTACAGGGTGCAACACTTTATCTGATGTCCGACCTTGCGAAATTTGTTACGGGTGTAGTTATTCCGATCGACGGCGGATTTAATGCTTATTCAGGTGTATAA
- a CDS encoding HAD hydrolase-like protein, whose amino-acid sequence MVNGLPPFPFVKETLDKLQGRADTMVVSATPAEALHREWSEHNIEKYVSIIAGQELGKKDDQLGLTARGKYKAGHILMVGDALGDLEAARSADAMFYPIVPSREEESWKNFHDVVMDQFLNGKYDKQTEERFLHDFKKALPKEYPWQQ is encoded by the coding sequence ATGGTAAACGGTTTACCTCCGTTTCCATTTGTAAAAGAAACTCTTGATAAACTACAAGGTCGGGCTGATACAATGGTTGTTTCTGCTACTCCTGCTGAAGCTCTGCATCGGGAATGGTCAGAACACAATATTGAAAAATATGTAAGCATCATCGCAGGACAAGAACTCGGGAAAAAAGATGACCAGTTAGGATTAACAGCGAGGGGTAAGTACAAGGCAGGACATATTCTAATGGTCGGCGATGCGCTCGGTGATTTAGAAGCTGCGCGGTCGGCTGATGCAATGTTCTATCCCATAGTACCTTCTCGTGAAGAAGAATCCTGGAAAAATTTTCACGATGTAGTAATGGATCAGTTTCTTAATGGCAAATACGATAAGCAAACTGAAGAACGGTTCTTACACGATTTTAAAAAAGCGTTACCAAAGGAATATCCTTGGCAACAATGA
- a CDS encoding 4-phosphoerythronate dehydrogenase produces the protein MKFVVDKNIPLVEKGFNSIGDVTTIETGEFTPDVVRDADVLVVRSETKVNKSLLDGSRVKFVGTATIGTDHIDLGYLKSKGITFASAPGCNSNSVKEYIMAALLHLSSIKSFSLKGKTIGVVGIGNVGSKVVRAAEALGMTVLQNDPPRARTEGNPIFLPLDELMLADIITLHVPLTKTGEDATYHFFDEKRFAKMKTGVIFINTSRGAVVETTALKKAIMNKRIVSTIIDVWENEPKIDTDLLQSVTIGTPHIAGYSLEGKTNAVRMIREAVCKHFNINSLWNLEDEIGAPDEINIFVPDAISSPEKILNFIVNRCYSIEDDNERLSGMRTLPYMFRGEYFKKLRTGYHIRREFTNFTVHLPHQHEPLKEIVRTLGFKCFIKEKKD, from the coding sequence ATGAAGTTTGTTGTAGATAAAAATATACCACTGGTCGAAAAGGGATTTAATTCAATCGGTGATGTTACAACTATAGAGACCGGCGAGTTCACTCCTGACGTTGTTCGCGATGCCGATGTTCTTGTTGTCCGCTCGGAAACGAAGGTCAATAAATCGCTCCTCGATGGGAGTCGTGTGAAATTTGTAGGTACTGCTACAATCGGTACCGACCATATTGACCTCGGATACCTAAAATCTAAAGGAATAACTTTCGCCAGTGCGCCAGGATGTAATTCAAATTCTGTAAAGGAGTACATTATGGCTGCACTTCTTCACCTCTCGTCGATAAAAAGTTTTTCACTTAAAGGAAAAACAATTGGTGTCGTTGGTATAGGTAATGTCGGCAGCAAAGTTGTGAGGGCGGCAGAAGCTCTTGGTATGACGGTACTTCAGAACGATCCACCTCGAGCTCGAACCGAAGGTAATCCTATATTCCTGCCTCTCGACGAGCTAATGCTGGCAGATATTATTACTTTGCATGTTCCATTGACTAAAACGGGTGAGGATGCGACTTATCATTTCTTCGATGAAAAGCGTTTCGCAAAAATGAAAACGGGTGTAATTTTTATTAACACATCACGTGGAGCAGTAGTAGAAACAACAGCACTTAAGAAAGCTATTATGAATAAGCGGATTGTTTCCACAATTATTGACGTGTGGGAAAACGAACCGAAGATCGACACAGATCTTCTTCAATCTGTAACTATCGGAACTCCGCACATTGCCGGTTATTCGTTAGAAGGAAAAACAAACGCGGTTCGTATGATTCGTGAAGCTGTGTGTAAACATTTTAATATCAATTCATTATGGAATTTAGAAGATGAAATTGGTGCTCCTGACGAAATAAATATTTTTGTACCCGATGCAATATCATCTCCAGAGAAAATTCTTAACTTTATTGTTAATCGATGTTACAGCATTGAGGACGATAACGAACGACTTTCAGGAATGCGAACACTTCCGTATATGTTTCGAGGGGAATATTTTAAAAAACTTCGCACGGGTTACCACATAAGACGGGAGTTTACGAACTTTACTGTTCATCTTCCACATCAACACGAGCCGCTAAAAGAAATTGTTAGAACACTCGGATTTAAATGTTTTATAAAAGAAAAAAAGGATTAA
- a CDS encoding glycoside hydrolase family 28 protein codes for MSEPVFPNHRVSIIEHGAIADGRTLNTKAFADAINACVKSGGGTVVVPPGTWLTGPIKLESNINLHLERGALIQFSKRFEDFPLIAGLDGKSKKYIVTPPIYAFQATNIAITGEGVIDGAGEAWRYVKKEKLTASQWKELVSSGGVVTSDGRQWWPSKESMEGEKYIDELEKSDKEPTAADYAKAREYLRPDMVRLVQCNGILLDGPTFRNSPKFHIHSIQSEKIIVRNIKILTPWYAQNGDGLDLNSCRNVVVYKIMVDVGDDAICIKPGKIAKNQRPGPACENIVIADCEVYHGHGGFVIGSESYGGVNNISVRNCIFIGTDVGIRFKSARDRGGLVENIFIDGIQMRDIQNEAILFDMYYGDGSPEAQIAKGLDIKEHKPVTALTPRFQNISIKNIVSNGANRALLINGLPEMPIKNIIIDNFNSQSKKGILVSDGDYITMKNCNVTTEVGSVITLSQSRNIFLNKIQSPNNTEIFLSVDGEKSENIQIENVDLSNINKKIIFTNKAKETAIVRK; via the coding sequence TTGAGTGAACCAGTATTTCCGAATCATCGCGTCAGCATCATAGAACACGGTGCAATTGCTGACGGACGGACACTTAATACCAAAGCATTTGCCGATGCAATAAATGCGTGTGTTAAATCGGGTGGTGGAACTGTAGTAGTGCCACCGGGTACTTGGTTAACTGGACCGATTAAACTTGAGAGTAACATAAATCTGCATCTTGAAAGAGGTGCATTGATACAATTCAGTAAACGGTTTGAGGATTTTCCTCTAATTGCAGGATTGGATGGTAAATCAAAAAAATATATAGTTACCCCACCTATTTATGCTTTTCAAGCTACGAATATTGCCATAACAGGTGAGGGAGTGATAGATGGTGCGGGTGAAGCATGGCGCTATGTGAAAAAAGAAAAGCTTACTGCAAGCCAATGGAAGGAACTTGTATCTTCCGGCGGTGTTGTTACATCTGATGGAAGGCAGTGGTGGCCCTCGAAAGAATCGATGGAAGGCGAAAAATATATCGATGAACTTGAAAAATCGGATAAGGAACCGACGGCGGCTGATTATGCCAAAGCACGAGAGTATCTAAGACCTGATATGGTCCGACTTGTTCAGTGTAACGGAATATTACTCGATGGACCGACTTTCAGAAACTCACCGAAATTCCACATCCATTCGATTCAATCTGAAAAAATAATCGTACGGAATATAAAGATACTTACTCCATGGTATGCACAAAATGGAGATGGTTTAGATCTTAATTCTTGCCGTAATGTTGTTGTATATAAAATTATGGTTGATGTAGGTGATGATGCAATATGCATCAAACCCGGGAAAATTGCTAAAAACCAACGACCCGGTCCCGCCTGTGAAAATATCGTTATCGCCGATTGCGAAGTTTATCACGGTCACGGTGGGTTTGTAATAGGTAGTGAAAGTTACGGCGGCGTAAATAATATTTCAGTGCGTAATTGTATTTTTATTGGAACCGATGTTGGAATCCGATTCAAATCGGCTCGCGATAGGGGTGGATTAGTGGAAAATATTTTCATCGATGGAATACAAATGCGCGATATTCAAAATGAAGCAATCCTTTTCGATATGTATTACGGTGATGGAAGTCCTGAAGCCCAGATTGCAAAAGGGTTAGATATAAAAGAGCATAAACCAGTAACAGCTTTAACTCCACGATTTCAAAATATATCTATCAAGAACATTGTTTCAAATGGTGCCAATAGAGCATTGTTAATTAATGGGCTGCCCGAAATGCCGATAAAAAATATTATCATCGATAATTTTAATTCACAATCAAAAAAAGGCATTCTTGTATCTGATGGCGATTATATTACAATGAAAAACTGTAACGTAACGACAGAGGTTGGTTCTGTAATCACACTAAGCCAGAGTCGAAATATTTTTTTGAATAAAATTCAATCTCCAAACAATACTGAAATCTTCTTGAGTGTAGATGGCGAGAAATCAGAAAATATTCAGATTGAAAATGTAGATTTGTCGAACATAAATAAAAAAATTATATTTACAAATAAGGCAAAGGAAACGGCAATTGTTAGAAAATAA
- a CDS encoding TRAP transporter substrate-binding protein: MQNNILNKIKTLMLLVLVALISSFFSCKVIGDFTVIKLAHGLDPTHPVHISMVYLSKLVEERSNGEMRIDIYPSGQLGSERECIELLQIGSLGMTKVSASVMEGFTPLFKVYNLPYVFRDDAHRFKVLEGEIGHKLLLETEPFRIRGLGYLDAGSRSFYTKDKPILTPADLVGLKIRVQESTTAIRMVQALGGSATPIAWGELYTSLQQGVVDGAENNPPTFHISRHYEVCKFYALDEHTSVPDVLIISTVVWNGLSQSQQKLLLDAVEDAAEYQKKIWRIATDEALAQVEKAGVKIYRPDKSVFEKKVSPMIEEYKSTAPDIYELIQKIKAVQ, encoded by the coding sequence ATGCAAAATAATATTCTGAATAAAATAAAAACGCTAATGTTGTTGGTGTTAGTTGCACTGATTAGTTCATTTTTCAGCTGCAAAGTGATTGGAGACTTTACGGTAATCAAACTTGCTCATGGCCTCGATCCAACACATCCTGTTCATATCTCGATGGTGTATCTTTCGAAGCTTGTGGAAGAAAGGTCGAATGGGGAAATGCGGATTGATATTTATCCGAGTGGACAACTTGGATCAGAGCGAGAGTGTATCGAACTCCTGCAAATTGGAAGTCTCGGTATGACCAAGGTCTCTGCCAGTGTGATGGAGGGTTTTACTCCATTGTTCAAAGTTTATAATCTTCCCTATGTCTTTAGGGATGATGCTCACAGATTCAAAGTACTTGAGGGGGAAATCGGCCATAAACTATTGCTTGAAACTGAACCATTTCGTATCAGGGGGCTTGGATATCTTGACGCCGGAAGCCGGAGCTTTTATACGAAAGATAAACCGATACTTACCCCCGCCGATTTGGTTGGTCTCAAGATTCGTGTTCAGGAAAGCACAACAGCGATCAGGATGGTTCAAGCGTTAGGTGGTTCAGCTACACCAATCGCTTGGGGCGAACTTTATACGTCGTTGCAACAAGGTGTTGTCGATGGAGCTGAAAACAATCCTCCAACATTCCACATTTCACGACACTATGAGGTATGCAAGTTTTACGCTCTGGACGAACATACATCGGTACCTGATGTACTGATTATAAGCACGGTTGTCTGGAATGGACTTTCACAATCGCAACAAAAACTACTACTTGATGCTGTAGAAGATGCTGCGGAGTATCAAAAAAAGATTTGGCGAATCGCAACCGATGAAGCTCTCGCACAAGTCGAAAAAGCTGGAGTAAAAATTTATAGACCGGACAAATCGGTATTTGAAAAAAAAGTTTCTCCTATGATTGAAGAGTATAAATCAACGGCACCAGATATTTATGAACTTATCCAAAAGATAAAGGCTGTCCAATGA
- the gnd gene encoding decarboxylating NADP(+)-dependent phosphogluconate dehydrogenase, which translates to MNNKADIGLVGLAVMGENLVLNIENHGFTVAVYNRSVDKVDNFIQGRAKGKNIIGTHSIQQLVGSLKTPRKVMLMVKAGKPVDDFIEMLLPHLEKADIIIDGGNSHFPDSIRRTKYLESKGFQFIGTGVSGGEEGALRGPSIMPGGSQSAWQHVKPIFQGIAAKVDDGTPCCDWVGNDGAGHFVKMVHNGIEYGDMQLISEAYQIMKDLLEMSADEMHDVFKKWNTGDLDSYLIEITRDILAYKAEDGKPLVDKILDTAGQKGTGKWTSVVSLDLGTPLTLISEAVFARCLSAIKDERVNASKLLKGPQPKFTGDKQAFLNDLEKALYASKIVSYAQGFTLLRAAAEEFKWELNFGGTALLWRGGCIIRSVFLAKIKEAFDNNPALPNLMLDPFFKEKIESSQAAWRRVISTAVMNGIWVPAFSTALNYFDGYRNGRLPANLLQAQRDYFGAHMYERIDKPRGEFFHTNWTGRGGETASSTYVV; encoded by the coding sequence ATGAATAATAAAGCAGATATTGGCTTAGTTGGATTAGCAGTGATGGGCGAGAATCTTGTTCTCAATATAGAAAATCACGGTTTTACAGTAGCAGTTTACAATCGTTCAGTAGATAAAGTGGATAACTTCATACAAGGACGCGCAAAAGGTAAAAACATCATTGGAACACATTCAATTCAACAGCTTGTTGGCTCACTCAAAACTCCCCGTAAAGTTATGTTGATGGTAAAAGCAGGAAAGCCGGTTGATGATTTTATAGAAATGTTATTACCACATTTGGAGAAAGCTGATATAATTATTGATGGTGGTAACTCCCATTTTCCAGATTCTATTCGGAGAACTAAGTACTTGGAATCGAAAGGCTTTCAATTTATAGGAACGGGAGTATCAGGTGGCGAAGAAGGTGCATTACGTGGTCCTTCAATAATGCCTGGTGGATCTCAATCAGCTTGGCAGCATGTAAAGCCTATTTTTCAAGGTATCGCGGCAAAGGTTGATGACGGAACTCCGTGTTGCGATTGGGTGGGTAACGATGGGGCAGGCCACTTTGTTAAAATGGTTCATAACGGAATTGAGTATGGAGATATGCAGCTAATCTCAGAAGCGTATCAAATTATGAAAGATTTGTTAGAAATGAGTGCCGACGAAATGCACGATGTGTTCAAAAAGTGGAATACTGGCGACTTGGATAGTTATTTGATAGAAATTACACGCGATATTCTTGCTTACAAAGCAGAAGATGGTAAACCTCTCGTCGATAAAATTCTTGATACAGCAGGTCAAAAAGGAACAGGTAAATGGACGAGTGTTGTATCGCTCGACCTCGGCACTCCTCTAACATTAATCAGCGAAGCAGTGTTTGCACGTTGTCTCTCGGCAATAAAAGATGAACGCGTTAATGCTTCGAAGTTATTAAAGGGTCCTCAACCAAAATTTACAGGAGACAAACAGGCATTCCTGAACGACTTAGAAAAAGCTTTATATGCATCAAAAATTGTTTCTTACGCACAAGGATTTACTTTGCTTCGAGCTGCAGCAGAAGAATTTAAATGGGAACTTAACTTCGGTGGAACAGCGCTATTATGGCGTGGCGGATGTATAATTCGTTCCGTATTCCTCGCTAAAATTAAAGAGGCATTCGACAACAATCCTGCTTTACCAAACTTGATGCTTGATCCGTTCTTCAAGGAAAAGATCGAGTCGTCTCAAGCAGCCTGGCGTCGTGTCATTTCTACAGCAGTAATGAATGGTATTTGGGTACCGGCGTTTTCAACAGCGCTCAACTATTTTGACGGATATCGCAACGGTCGATTACCCGCAAACCTCTTGCAAGCTCAGCGTGATTATTTTGGCGCTCATATGTATGAACGAATCGATAAACCACGAGGTGAGTTCTTCCATACAAACTGGACAGGGCGCGGCGGCGAAACAGCTTCATCTACATATGTAGTATGA
- a CDS encoding TRAP transporter large permease: protein MEWIEVIILIITFGILLARGVPISFCIGLATIATMLLTIKPIPAITTIAQRMATGLDSFALLAIPFFILSGQLMNRGGIARRLIDLAKILVGSLPGGLAIVNIVASMLFGSISGSAVAAASAIGGFMNPLMKKEGYDKNYSAAVNITSATTGLLIPPSNILIVYSLASGGVSIAALFLAGYIPGILMGLAIMMVAGYIAVVRKYPTAGRVSLTTAVWRFFDALPSLLLIVIVMGGIIAGYFTATEASAIAVLYTLILSVVFYREVKVSELPKILLDSATTTAIVMLLIGTSMGMGWVLAYTNIPQNISEALIGLTNNKIVILIIINVILLSVGAFMDMTPAVLIFTPIFLPVAISLGISPIHFGIMMVMNLCIGLCTPPVGSVLFVGCGIADTTIAKVIKPLMPMFIAMIVALMAVTYIPELSLWLPKLFGF, encoded by the coding sequence ATGGAATGGATTGAAGTTATTATTCTTATTATTACATTCGGTATCCTCCTTGCTCGCGGTGTGCCAATCTCATTTTGTATCGGGCTGGCAACAATCGCTACAATGCTATTGACTATCAAGCCAATACCCGCCATTACTACAATCGCACAACGAATGGCCACCGGTCTTGACAGTTTTGCATTGCTCGCAATTCCATTCTTTATTCTCTCAGGTCAATTGATGAATCGCGGTGGAATTGCACGCAGGCTAATTGACTTGGCAAAAATTCTTGTTGGTTCTCTACCGGGTGGATTGGCAATTGTGAACATTGTTGCCTCAATGCTTTTTGGTTCCATCTCAGGTTCGGCAGTCGCTGCCGCCTCTGCTATTGGTGGATTTATGAATCCGCTTATGAAAAAAGAAGGGTATGATAAGAACTATAGCGCTGCGGTGAATATCACATCTGCAACCACAGGGTTGCTTATACCACCGAGTAATATACTTATCGTTTACTCTTTGGCAAGTGGTGGAGTTTCAATTGCGGCTTTGTTTCTCGCTGGATATATCCCCGGGATTCTGATGGGGCTTGCAATAATGATGGTTGCGGGATACATAGCTGTTGTCCGTAAGTATCCCACGGCCGGGCGTGTGAGCTTAACAACAGCCGTCTGGCGATTCTTCGATGCCCTTCCGAGTCTTCTACTTATCGTGATCGTGATGGGGGGAATTATCGCAGGATATTTTACCGCAACGGAAGCATCTGCAATCGCCGTATTATATACACTCATCCTTTCGGTGGTCTTTTACCGGGAGGTGAAAGTGTCTGAATTGCCTAAAATTCTTCTCGATTCAGCCACAACAACTGCAATCGTTATGCTTCTCATCGGAACATCGATGGGGATGGGATGGGTTCTCGCATATACAAACATCCCACAGAATATCAGCGAGGCTCTGATAGGCTTGACCAACAATAAAATCGTTATACTCATAATCATCAATGTTATACTACTGTCGGTAGGTGCGTTTATGGATATGACACCTGCGGTTCTTATCTTCACACCGATTTTCTTACCCGTTGCTATCAGTCTTGGGATAAGTCCCATTCATTTCGGAATTATGATGGTTATGAATTTATGTATCGGGCTTTGCACACCTCCTGTTGGAAGTGTGCTCTTTGTGGGATGCGGTATTGCTGACACTACAATTGCAAAAGTAATAAAGCCATTGATGCCAATGTTTATCGCAATGATTGTGGCGCTAATGGCAGTAACATATATACCGGAGCTGAGCTTATGGCTCCCAAAACTATTTGGATTTTAA